The proteins below are encoded in one region of Rhodoluna lacicola:
- a CDS encoding helix-turn-helix domain-containing protein, with the protein MVLVRQEIGDVLRDFRLQKGQTLRQVASRASVALGYLSEVERGQKEASSEILGSLADALEVPISVIMREVSDRLALVEGVNLEAAFANEGLQSYIPGRVDFVPESYIPDTIPAAFLADNDPSLASSR; encoded by the coding sequence GTGGTACTAGTCCGCCAAGAAATCGGTGATGTTCTGCGCGACTTCCGTCTGCAAAAGGGTCAGACTTTGCGTCAGGTTGCCAGCCGTGCCAGCGTGGCCCTGGGCTATCTGAGCGAGGTTGAGCGAGGCCAAAAAGAGGCTTCTTCAGAAATTCTTGGCTCGTTAGCCGATGCTCTAGAAGTACCAATTTCGGTGATCATGCGCGAGGTCAGTGACCGCCTGGCCCTGGTTGAGGGTGTGAACCTAGAGGCAGCCTTTGCCAACGAAGGTCTTCAGTCTTACATCCCAGGCCGTGTTGATTTTGTGCCGGAATCTTATATTCCGGACACTATTCCTGCGGCGTTTTTGGCCGACAATGATCCAAGCCTGGCCTCAAGCCGCTAA
- a CDS encoding DUF3046 domain-containing protein yields MRLSQFQALMTDEFGPAYAQVISRDLVLGALGDQTAEAALAAGEDPKVVWLALCEANHVPRERWAGKPQAKKPTPS; encoded by the coding sequence ATGCGACTTAGCCAATTCCAAGCCCTAATGACCGATGAATTCGGTCCGGCCTATGCCCAGGTAATCTCCAGAGACCTAGTTCTTGGTGCCCTTGGTGATCAAACCGCTGAAGCCGCCCTGGCTGCCGGCGAAGACCCAAAGGTGGTCTGGTTAGCCTTGTGCGAGGCCAATCATGTGCCCAGAGAGCGCTGGGCAGGAAAACCACAGGCCAAAAAGCCCACACCCAGCTAA
- the recA gene encoding recombinase RecA, with protein sequence MPSPSDREKALDTALAQIDRQFGKGAIMRLGSDERAPVEVIQTGSIALDVALGIGGLPKGRIVEVYGPESSGKTTVALHAIANAQRNGGIAAFIDAEHALDPEYAKALGVDTDALLVSQPDTGEQALEIADMLVRSGSIDLVVIDSVAALVPRAEIEGEMGDSHVGLQARLMSQALRKLTGALNNTGTTMIFINQLREKIGVFFGSPETTAGGKALKFYASVRLDIRRIETLKDGTDAVGNRTRVKVVKNKMAAPFKQAEFDIIYGVGISREGSLLDFGVEQEIVKKSGAWYTYEGEQLGQGKENSRKYLIDNPKVADEIEKKIKTKLGIGVPRAVADLPMDSETEVSESPIGEVAASAVKTPKAASA encoded by the coding sequence ATGCCATCTCCATCAGATCGCGAAAAAGCGCTAGACACAGCACTAGCTCAAATTGACCGTCAGTTCGGCAAGGGTGCAATTATGCGCCTGGGTTCAGATGAACGTGCTCCGGTAGAAGTCATTCAGACTGGTTCCATTGCTCTGGATGTTGCTCTAGGTATTGGCGGACTTCCAAAGGGCCGAATCGTTGAGGTTTACGGCCCAGAGTCTTCAGGTAAGACCACCGTGGCGCTTCACGCCATCGCAAACGCTCAGCGCAATGGTGGCATCGCAGCCTTCATCGACGCCGAGCACGCCCTTGACCCTGAATACGCCAAGGCACTTGGTGTAGACACCGATGCCCTTCTCGTCAGCCAGCCTGACACCGGTGAACAAGCTCTTGAAATTGCCGACATGTTGGTTCGCTCAGGTTCAATCGATCTAGTGGTTATTGACTCGGTTGCCGCCTTGGTGCCACGTGCCGAAATCGAAGGTGAGATGGGTGATTCACACGTTGGTCTTCAGGCGCGTCTGATGTCACAGGCCCTTCGCAAACTAACCGGTGCGCTAAACAACACCGGAACCACAATGATTTTCATCAACCAGCTGCGCGAGAAGATCGGTGTGTTCTTTGGTAGCCCAGAGACTACTGCCGGAGGTAAGGCCCTTAAGTTCTACGCATCTGTTCGCCTAGACATTCGCCGCATCGAAACCTTGAAAGACGGCACCGATGCAGTTGGTAACCGTACTCGCGTAAAGGTTGTTAAGAACAAGATGGCTGCACCGTTCAAGCAGGCCGAGTTCGACATCATCTACGGTGTTGGTATTTCACGTGAAGGTAGCTTGCTTGACTTTGGTGTTGAGCAGGAAATCGTAAAGAAGTCTGGCGCCTGGTACACCTACGAAGGTGAACAGCTTGGCCAGGGTAAAGAAAACTCTCGTAAGTACTTGATCGATAACCCTAAGGTTGCCGACGAGATCGAGAAGAAAATCAAGACCAAGCTGGGCATTGGCGTGCCTCGTGCGGTTGCAGACTTACCAATGGATTCAGAAACTGAAGTTTCTGAATCGCCTATTGGCGAAGTGGCTGCTTCGGCAGTCAAGACTCCAAAAGCGGCAAGCGCATAG
- a CDS encoding regulatory protein RecX, producing MAFQRGRSKSSRSSSRRPIPGDGDSSLDQPRLLSPEKLETRARNVLLHQLARSAKSTSQLRKILEQREIPSEIAEKVLERFTEVGLIDDAAYAETIVNSRRNYKGLAKSAIKRELNEKGVSQELVEEAISVITAEDDFESAKQLAIRRYRQMAHLERDVRTRRLAGYLQRKGYGSTSVFAAIKFAEESYSQEADANQ from the coding sequence ATGGCTTTCCAACGGGGCAGATCAAAGAGCTCTAGATCATCTTCTCGCCGGCCCATACCCGGTGATGGTGATTCATCTCTTGATCAGCCCCGTTTGCTTTCTCCTGAGAAATTAGAAACCCGTGCCCGCAACGTGCTACTTCACCAGTTGGCACGCAGTGCCAAGTCAACTTCGCAGCTGCGCAAAATTCTTGAGCAACGAGAGATCCCATCCGAGATTGCCGAGAAGGTTCTTGAACGCTTCACCGAGGTTGGTCTGATTGATGACGCCGCCTACGCCGAGACCATCGTCAATAGTCGGCGCAACTACAAGGGCTTAGCCAAGTCGGCCATCAAGCGAGAGCTCAACGAAAAGGGTGTCAGCCAGGAGCTTGTCGAAGAAGCAATCTCTGTCATCACCGCCGAAGACGATTTTGAATCGGCCAAGCAGCTGGCCATTCGTCGATACCGCCAAATGGCCCATCTAGAACGTGATGTTCGCACGCGCCGCCTGGCCGGCTACCTGCAGCGCAAGGGCTACGGCAGCACATCGGTGTTTGCGGCAATCAAGTTCGCTGAAGAGTCCTACAGCCAAGAGGCTGACGCTAATCAATAG
- the miaB gene encoding tRNA (N6-isopentenyl adenosine(37)-C2)-methylthiotransferase MiaB, producing MTTTQQAPRTYEVRTYGCAMNVHDSERLTGLLEGAGYVPGEPGNSDIVVFNTCAVRENADNKLYGNLGILNEKKMENPDILVAVGGCLAQKDRETIVKKAPWVDVVFGTHNIGSLPALLERARHNNEAQVEILEALETFPSDLPTKRDSTYSGMVSISVGCNNTCTFCIVPSLRGKEKDRRPGEILGEIEALVAEGVVEVTLLGQNVNTYGVEFGDKGAFAKLLRACGGIKGLERVRFTSPHPAAFTDDVIDAMAETHNVMPQLHMPLQSGSDKVLKDMRRSYRSEKYLGILDRVRAQIPNAAITTDIIVGFPGETEDDFLDTMRVVRESRFAAAYTYQYSKRPGTPAAEMADQIPKEVVQERYERLMALVNEVALQENQKQIGTQVEVLVAYEGRKDDATARMSGRTPENRLVHFEVPAGAETPRPGDMVTVVITQAAPYHLLADNQKNYSVRRTIAGDAWDRAEAAACAVPSSDSGAKSAVSLGLPTMGQPKANQEHAGHSHH from the coding sequence ATGACCACCACACAGCAGGCGCCACGCACCTACGAGGTGCGCACCTATGGCTGTGCGATGAACGTCCACGACTCAGAGCGCCTTACCGGCTTGCTCGAGGGTGCCGGATACGTGCCAGGGGAGCCAGGCAACTCCGACATCGTGGTCTTCAACACCTGCGCGGTTCGCGAAAACGCAGATAACAAACTTTACGGAAACCTGGGCATCCTGAATGAAAAGAAGATGGAAAACCCAGACATTTTGGTTGCCGTCGGTGGCTGCCTAGCTCAGAAAGATCGCGAGACCATCGTAAAAAAGGCCCCATGGGTTGATGTAGTTTTCGGAACTCACAACATCGGGTCTCTACCGGCTCTGCTTGAGCGCGCTCGTCACAACAACGAGGCACAGGTGGAAATTCTTGAGGCCCTCGAGACTTTCCCAAGCGATTTGCCAACCAAGCGCGACTCAACTTATTCAGGCATGGTTTCGATTTCCGTTGGTTGCAACAACACTTGCACCTTTTGCATCGTGCCAAGTTTGCGCGGTAAAGAAAAGGATCGTCGCCCCGGAGAAATCCTTGGCGAAATAGAGGCTTTGGTTGCCGAGGGCGTTGTAGAGGTCACACTGCTTGGTCAGAATGTAAATACCTACGGTGTTGAATTTGGCGACAAGGGCGCATTTGCCAAATTGCTTCGCGCGTGTGGGGGCATCAAGGGTCTTGAACGAGTGCGCTTTACCAGTCCGCATCCAGCTGCCTTCACCGATGATGTCATTGACGCCATGGCAGAGACTCACAATGTTATGCCGCAACTACACATGCCGCTGCAATCGGGCAGTGACAAGGTGCTCAAAGATATGCGCCGCAGCTATCGGAGTGAAAAATACCTTGGAATTTTAGATCGTGTTCGTGCGCAGATTCCGAACGCTGCAATTACCACAGACATCATCGTTGGTTTTCCCGGCGAAACTGAAGATGACTTTTTAGATACCATGCGGGTTGTTCGCGAATCTCGTTTCGCGGCTGCCTACACCTATCAGTACTCAAAGCGCCCTGGCACTCCGGCTGCCGAAATGGCAGATCAGATTCCCAAAGAAGTTGTGCAGGAACGATACGAGCGTTTGATGGCTTTGGTCAATGAAGTTGCCTTGCAAGAGAACCAGAAACAAATTGGTACTCAGGTTGAAGTTTTGGTTGCCTACGAGGGCCGCAAAGACGATGCCACGGCCCGAATGAGTGGTCGTACGCCTGAGAATCGTTTGGTTCACTTTGAGGTCCCTGCCGGTGCTGAAACTCCGCGACCAGGTGATATGGTCACCGTGGTCATAACCCAGGCTGCGCCGTACCACCTGCTCGCCGATAATCAAAAGAACTATTCTGTGCGCAGAACCATTGCCGGTGATGCTTGGGATCGCGCCGAAGCCGCAGCCTGCGCCGTGCCAAGTTCAGATAGCGGCGCCAAGTCAGCGGTTTCACTTGGACTGCCCACAATGGGGCAACCTAAGGCCAATCAAGAGCACGCGGGTCACTCGCACCACTAA
- the miaA gene encoding tRNA (adenosine(37)-N6)-dimethylallyltransferase MiaA, whose protein sequence is MQNKLIAVVGPTGAGKSDLGLAIVDQIVAGGGKAEIVNSDSMQFYRGMDIGTAKLSVAERRGIYHHLIDWLEITDESTAAEYQTVARPLISELQQQGITPVLVGGSMLYIAAVLNNFEFPARDAELRLQLEADLEEFGPHEMHRRLKALDPIAASRIIPENGRRSVRAIEIITLTGEPFAAALPEHPEDRQPVLEIGVNGPREDLVQRLEKRVHTMWNLGLVEEARSLIPLGIREGKTSSRAIGYSQALAQIDGVKTQDEAIADTVRLTQKYARRQMSWFRRDNRIHWLDYQDQDMNSKAANLVSAWLGL, encoded by the coding sequence ATGCAAAACAAGTTAATTGCGGTTGTTGGGCCCACCGGCGCTGGTAAATCTGATCTTGGGCTGGCCATCGTGGATCAAATTGTGGCTGGTGGTGGCAAGGCCGAAATCGTCAACAGCGATTCCATGCAGTTCTATCGAGGCATGGATATCGGAACGGCAAAACTTTCTGTGGCAGAGCGGCGTGGAATCTACCACCACCTAATTGACTGGTTGGAAATCACCGATGAATCTACCGCTGCCGAGTACCAGACTGTAGCTCGGCCGTTAATTTCTGAACTGCAGCAACAAGGAATTACCCCGGTGTTGGTTGGCGGTTCTATGCTTTACATCGCCGCGGTACTAAACAACTTTGAATTTCCGGCACGTGACGCCGAGCTGCGTCTTCAACTAGAGGCTGATCTAGAGGAATTTGGACCGCACGAAATGCACCGCCGACTAAAAGCTCTAGATCCAATCGCGGCCAGCCGCATCATTCCAGAAAATGGTCGTCGCTCGGTGAGAGCAATAGAAATCATTACGCTCACCGGTGAGCCATTCGCCGCAGCACTTCCAGAGCATCCAGAAGATCGGCAACCGGTGCTAGAAATCGGTGTGAATGGTCCGCGTGAGGATCTGGTTCAGCGACTTGAAAAACGCGTTCACACAATGTGGAATCTGGGTCTGGTTGAAGAGGCGCGGTCGCTGATTCCGCTGGGAATTCGAGAGGGTAAGACTTCAAGTCGCGCGATTGGCTACAGCCAGGCCCTGGCGCAGATTGATGGCGTAAAGACTCAAGACGAGGCCATCGCCGACACCGTTCGACTCACTCAAAAGTATGCCCGCCGACAAATGTCTTGGTTTCGACGAGATAACCGAATTCACTGGCTTGACTATCAAGATCAAGACATGAACTCTAAAGCGGCAAACCTAGTAAGCGCGTGGCTTGGGCTTTAG
- the dapF gene encoding diaminopimelate epimerase, which translates to MTKINFTKGHGTGNDFVLVLDADGEINLTQEQIAQICDRHFGIGADGFIRVIKSVNHPDGQAILAEEPNAVWFMDYYNADGSTAEMCGNGTRVFARYLTQRGLVELADGETLSIGTRAGVKDLQRNMSGFAVDIGRWKLDGAEALIHTDGLEVARPGIGINVGNPHYVVALASGRELADLDLHEAPGIEPAPENGANVEFVVPAEPMIKDGVGHINMRVYERGVGETLSCGTGICAAALATRHWAGAGAPNIWQVRVPGGVLGVRMFATEDGEHVGLSGAAELVYDGQLDLNQLKSVVR; encoded by the coding sequence ATGACCAAGATTAATTTCACCAAAGGGCACGGCACGGGCAACGACTTTGTGCTGGTGCTCGATGCTGACGGCGAAATTAATCTGACCCAGGAACAGATTGCACAAATTTGTGATCGTCACTTTGGAATTGGTGCCGATGGATTTATTCGCGTCATCAAGTCGGTAAATCATCCGGATGGTCAGGCAATTCTGGCCGAAGAGCCAAATGCGGTCTGGTTCATGGATTACTACAACGCCGATGGTTCCACAGCAGAGATGTGTGGCAACGGCACACGTGTATTTGCCCGCTACCTCACTCAGCGTGGTCTGGTTGAACTTGCCGATGGCGAAACTCTTTCAATCGGTACTCGAGCCGGCGTCAAAGACCTGCAGCGCAATATGTCTGGCTTTGCAGTTGACATTGGTCGCTGGAAGCTAGACGGCGCAGAGGCATTAATTCACACCGATGGCCTTGAGGTTGCCAGACCGGGTATCGGGATTAATGTTGGCAACCCACACTATGTAGTTGCTTTGGCTTCAGGTCGCGAACTTGCCGATTTAGACCTTCACGAAGCTCCCGGAATTGAACCGGCTCCAGAAAACGGAGCGAACGTTGAATTCGTGGTACCGGCGGAACCAATGATCAAAGATGGCGTTGGTCACATCAACATGCGTGTTTATGAACGCGGAGTGGGTGAGACCCTGTCCTGCGGAACCGGAATTTGTGCAGCTGCTTTGGCAACCCGTCACTGGGCAGGTGCGGGCGCCCCTAACATTTGGCAGGTTCGCGTTCCCGGCGGAGTTCTAGGTGTGCGCATGTTTGCAACGGAAGACGGCGAACATGTTGGACTCAGCGGTGCCGCAGAGTTGGTTTACGACGGTCAGTTAGATCTCAACCAATTGAAGTCGGTAGTTCGCTAA
- a CDS encoding class I SAM-dependent methyltransferase — MSSEHYFSETPGSNYKPKEINVTINGHDVTVITAGGVFSPDHIDQGTNVLLAHLDEAPAGGDILDIGCGWGPIALSLASNSPKATIWAIDVNERSLELTAANAARLGLNNVKCVKPEDVPSDLQFSGIWSNPPIRVGKEVLHEILLTWLPRLRSEADAYLVVQKNLGADSLHRWLEAELPENFSTIRVDTAKSFRVLRVRNK; from the coding sequence ATGTCCTCGGAACACTACTTCTCTGAGACTCCCGGCAGCAATTACAAGCCAAAAGAAATCAACGTCACGATCAATGGTCACGATGTTACGGTTATCACTGCAGGCGGAGTCTTCAGCCCAGATCACATTGATCAGGGTACGAATGTGTTGCTCGCTCACTTGGATGAGGCACCGGCAGGTGGTGACATTCTTGACATTGGTTGTGGCTGGGGCCCTATCGCACTTTCCCTAGCCTCGAACTCGCCAAAGGCAACCATTTGGGCCATTGATGTGAACGAGCGCTCATTGGAATTAACTGCAGCCAATGCTGCTCGCCTTGGTCTTAATAATGTCAAATGCGTTAAGCCAGAGGATGTTCCAAGCGATTTGCAGTTCAGCGGAATTTGGTCAAACCCGCCTATTCGCGTTGGCAAAGAAGTGTTGCACGAAATTTTGCTTACCTGGCTACCTAGGTTGCGTTCAGAGGCTGACGCCTATCTGGTTGTGCAAAAGAATCTTGGTGCCGATTCATTGCACCGATGGCTAGAGGCCGAGCTGCCAGAGAATTTTTCAACCATTCGAGTTGACACAGCAAAATCTTTCAGGGTTTTGCGAGTTCGAAATAAATAA
- the hflX gene encoding GTPase HflX: MKNKDNHEEFGEDDSPTFTHGSSRGDEVVERILRRGERAAALGAVETHGYSDTDGDQYDLEDRSALKRVAGLSTELQDITDVEYRQLRLEKVILIGLWGNNTLLDAENSLRELAALAETAGATVLDGLLQRRANPDPATFLGKGKAQELKQLVQAAGADTVIADTELAPSQRRALEDVINIKVIDRTAVILDIFAQHAKSREGKAQVELAQLEYLLPRLRGWGESMSRQAGGQAAGGVGMGSRGPGETKIELDRRRINTRMAKLRKQISAMKPARETKRANRERNAIPAVAIAGYTNAGKSSLLNRMTQAGVLVQNALFATLDPTVRKAKTPDGRDYTLADTVGFVRNLPHQLVEAFRSTLEEIAGSDLIVHVVDASHPDPSGQIATVRNVIGEVSARDIPELIVFNKIDLADETHRMALRGMEPNSIGVSARTGEGIEELMQIIASLLPEPNVEIAALIPYDRGDLVSRLHLNSRIMVLDYRENGTFVRAMVKPEMAAELSAYRVVV; encoded by the coding sequence GTGAAGAACAAAGACAACCACGAGGAGTTCGGCGAGGATGATTCGCCAACTTTCACCCACGGGTCATCCCGCGGTGACGAGGTTGTTGAGCGCATTCTGCGTCGTGGTGAGCGCGCTGCAGCGTTAGGCGCTGTCGAGACTCACGGCTATAGCGACACAGATGGCGATCAATACGATCTTGAGGATCGCTCCGCTCTAAAACGAGTTGCTGGGCTGTCCACCGAACTGCAAGACATCACCGATGTTGAGTATCGCCAGCTGCGCCTTGAGAAAGTAATTCTGATTGGCCTGTGGGGTAACAACACGCTGCTGGATGCCGAAAACTCGCTTCGTGAGCTGGCCGCTCTCGCCGAGACAGCCGGCGCGACTGTGCTGGACGGCCTGTTGCAACGCAGAGCTAACCCAGACCCGGCTACCTTTCTTGGAAAGGGTAAGGCCCAGGAGCTAAAGCAACTGGTGCAGGCCGCAGGCGCCGATACGGTCATCGCCGATACGGAGTTAGCACCCAGTCAGCGTCGAGCCCTTGAAGACGTGATCAATATCAAGGTGATCGACCGCACCGCAGTAATCCTGGATATCTTCGCCCAGCACGCCAAGAGTCGCGAGGGTAAGGCCCAAGTGGAATTGGCGCAGCTTGAGTACCTATTGCCTCGACTTCGTGGTTGGGGTGAGTCAATGTCGCGTCAGGCCGGTGGTCAAGCTGCCGGTGGTGTGGGTATGGGTTCACGTGGTCCAGGTGAAACCAAAATCGAACTTGATCGCCGCCGCATTAATACGCGCATGGCAAAGCTTCGTAAACAAATTTCGGCCATGAAGCCTGCGCGTGAAACCAAACGCGCTAATCGTGAGCGCAACGCGATTCCGGCGGTAGCTATCGCTGGCTACACCAATGCCGGGAAGTCCTCTTTGCTTAACCGAATGACCCAGGCAGGTGTGCTGGTGCAAAATGCTTTGTTCGCCACCCTTGATCCCACGGTGCGAAAAGCAAAAACACCCGATGGTCGGGACTATACGCTGGCAGACACCGTTGGTTTCGTGCGCAACCTTCCTCATCAGCTAGTTGAGGCGTTTCGTTCGACGCTGGAAGAAATTGCTGGCAGTGATTTGATTGTGCACGTGGTTGATGCATCTCATCCGGATCCATCTGGTCAGATTGCCACCGTTCGAAATGTAATTGGTGAAGTTAGTGCGCGAGACATTCCGGAATTGATCGTTTTCAACAAGATTGACCTAGCCGATGAAACTCATCGCATGGCGCTTCGGGGCATGGAACCGAACTCAATCGGTGTTTCAGCGCGCACCGGTGAAGGCATCGAAGAGTTAATGCAAATTATTGCTTCGCTTCTTCCAGAGCCGAACGTTGAAATTGCTGCGCTGATTCCTTACGACAGGGGAGACCTGGTTTCGCGTCTACATTTGAACAGCAGAATTATGGTCTTGGACTATCGCGAGAATGGAACTTTCGTGCGAGCAATGGTCAAACCCGAGATGGCAGCGGAACTAAGTGCCTATCGCGTAGTCGTTTAA
- the lexA gene encoding transcriptional repressor LexA, with product MEEKDEKRPTRRASSLSPMQERILQTIQRSKAERGYVPSMREIGLEVGLSSPASVSHQLNQLELAGYISRDPKRPRTIDVLIEVAGWEGQDGQVAENPTPIGDAAMVPMVGRIAAGGPITAEQNVEEIFPLPRQLVGKGDLFLLKVVGESMIDAAICDGDWVVVRQQQTAENGDIVAALLEDEATVKTFKQQDGHTWLLPRNSSFAPILGDHAVILGKVVAVLRSV from the coding sequence ATGGAAGAAAAAGACGAGAAGCGCCCTACCCGTCGCGCCTCCAGTTTGAGCCCAATGCAGGAGCGCATCCTTCAGACGATTCAGCGCTCTAAGGCTGAACGCGGTTATGTGCCGAGCATGCGAGAGATCGGCCTTGAAGTTGGCTTGTCTTCCCCTGCCAGTGTTAGCCACCAGCTCAACCAGCTTGAACTTGCCGGCTACATAAGCCGCGACCCAAAGCGCCCACGCACTATCGATGTGTTGATCGAGGTCGCTGGTTGGGAGGGTCAGGACGGTCAGGTAGCCGAGAATCCAACACCGATTGGCGATGCTGCCATGGTGCCAATGGTTGGCCGCATTGCTGCCGGTGGCCCAATCACCGCGGAGCAAAACGTTGAAGAGATTTTTCCGCTGCCACGCCAACTTGTCGGCAAGGGTGACCTGTTCCTACTCAAAGTTGTGGGTGAGTCGATGATTGACGCGGCAATTTGCGATGGCGACTGGGTTGTGGTTCGTCAACAACAGACTGCAGAAAATGGTGACATCGTTGCCGCATTACTTGAAGACGAAGCCACGGTAAAAACTTTCAAGCAGCAAGACGGTCACACTTGGTTGCTGCCGCGCAATTCATCGTTCGCACCAATCCTTGGTGATCACGCCGTGATTCTTGGAAAGGTTGTAGCGGTACTGCGTAGCGTCTAA
- a CDS encoding LysM peptidoglycan-binding domain-containing protein: MSQTPAARKFFRTAVVVALATTSIFGFVNTATANGQASSSAAKFEYITVSAGQTLWDLAEQVAPNTDPQDWMQDVVNLNGLTSTDLKPGQRIAIPQ, encoded by the coding sequence ATGTCTCAGACCCCAGCAGCACGAAAGTTCTTCCGTACCGCCGTCGTTGTGGCCCTTGCTACAACCAGCATCTTTGGTTTTGTAAACACCGCCACCGCAAATGGGCAAGCCAGCAGCTCAGCTGCCAAGTTCGAATACATCACGGTGTCAGCCGGGCAAACTCTTTGGGACCTTGCCGAGCAAGTTGCCCCAAATACCGATCCACAGGACTGGATGCAGGATGTTGTAAACCTAAACGGCCTTACCTCGACTGATCTAAAGCCAGGACAGCGCATTGCCATTCCACAATAA
- a CDS encoding histidinol-phosphate transaminase has product MVAKLDDLPIRDDLKGRKPYGAPQLAVPVALNVNENTHRIPEEVAVDIIGRLAAAVLDINRYPDREFLALRNALANYLGADLKAENIWAANGSNEVLQHIFQAFGGPGRSSLGFGPTYSMYALIAQGTGTIYVDAPRLDRYELSPELIREAILEHKPNIVMLCSPNNPTGTPLSLSCIEAAYEAVTEATGGVVVVDEAYAEFGGNTEVSAINLLEGRERLLISRTMSKAFAFAGARVGYLAADPAVIDALRLVRLPYHLSSFTQAAAEAALDHASTMLATVNDIRFQRDRIMLELKDLGLDPYRSDSNFVLFGGLEDPNGVFEALLAKGVLIRNVGIPGTLRVSAGTEAETSAFLEALRQVLKK; this is encoded by the coding sequence GTGGTGGCTAAACTCGATGACCTCCCAATCCGCGACGACCTAAAAGGTCGTAAACCATATGGCGCGCCTCAGTTGGCAGTGCCAGTTGCGTTGAACGTCAACGAGAACACCCATCGCATCCCAGAAGAGGTAGCCGTAGACATCATCGGTCGCCTAGCGGCAGCAGTACTAGACATCAATCGATATCCAGATCGGGAATTCCTCGCACTGCGCAACGCTCTTGCGAATTACCTAGGCGCCGATCTAAAGGCAGAAAACATTTGGGCCGCAAACGGTTCGAACGAAGTTTTGCAGCACATCTTTCAAGCTTTTGGTGGCCCAGGTCGTAGCTCGCTTGGCTTTGGTCCCACCTATTCCATGTATGCATTAATCGCCCAGGGCACTGGCACAATTTATGTCGATGCCCCCCGGTTGGATCGCTACGAGCTTTCACCTGAACTCATTCGCGAAGCGATTTTGGAACACAAGCCAAATATCGTGATGCTTTGCTCACCAAACAACCCAACCGGAACCCCGCTAAGTCTTAGCTGCATCGAAGCCGCGTATGAGGCAGTTACCGAAGCAACCGGAGGAGTGGTTGTGGTCGATGAGGCTTATGCAGAATTCGGTGGCAACACAGAGGTAAGTGCAATTAATCTGCTTGAGGGTCGCGAGCGCCTATTGATTTCTCGAACCATGAGTAAGGCGTTTGCCTTTGCCGGTGCACGCGTTGGCTACCTTGCCGCCGATCCCGCAGTCATCGACGCTCTTCGCCTAGTGCGCCTTCCGTATCACTTGAGTTCTTTCACTCAGGCGGCTGCTGAGGCAGCACTGGATCACGCAAGCACCATGCTGGCCACCGTGAATGACATTCGTTTCCAGCGTGACCGCATCATGCTTGAACTCAAAGACTTGGGCCTAGATCCTTATCGTTCCGATTCAAACTTTGTCTTGTTCGGTGGACTTGAAGATCCAAACGGGGTATTCGAAGCACTGTTAGCAAAGGGTGTCTTGATTCGCAACGTAGGAATCCCAGGCACACTTCGCGTGAGTGCCGGTACAGAGGCGGAGACCTCAGCTTTCCTTGAGGCGCTTCGTCAGGTGCTCAAAAAGTAG
- the hisB gene encoding imidazoleglycerol-phosphate dehydratase HisB, whose product MSRTATLQRKTSESSIELTLSLDGTGRADISTSVPFFDHMLTAFAKHSLVDLTVKATGDTDIDVHHTVEDTAIVLGQAIRQALGDKAKIGRYGDATVPLDDALARAVVDVSGRPYLVHTGEPEGFEYHLIGGHFTGSMVRHVFEAITLNAGITVHLTVLDGRDAHHIAEAEFKAFARAFRKAVEVDSRVEGIPSTKGAL is encoded by the coding sequence ATGAGCCGTACTGCAACTTTGCAGCGCAAGACTTCTGAATCATCGATTGAGCTAACCCTCAGCCTCGATGGCACTGGTCGCGCCGACATTTCTACCTCGGTGCCATTTTTCGACCACATGCTTACCGCCTTTGCAAAGCACTCACTCGTTGACCTAACCGTCAAAGCAACTGGCGACACCGATATCGACGTGCACCACACAGTCGAGGACACCGCGATCGTTTTGGGTCAGGCAATCAGGCAGGCTCTCGGCGACAAGGCAAAGATTGGTCGCTACGGCGATGCAACCGTTCCCCTAGACGACGCTTTGGCTCGTGCGGTAGTTGATGTTTCAGGTCGTCCTTACCTTGTTCACACCGGGGAGCCTGAAGGCTTTGAGTATCACCTAATCGGTGGTCACTTCACCGGTTCGATGGTGCGTCACGTTTTTGAGGCAATCACTTTGAACGCCGGAATCACCGTGCACCTAACCGTGCTCGATGGCCGTGACGCCCACCACATTGCCGAGGCAGAGTTCAAGGCTTTTGCTCGCGCGTTCCGTAAGGCCGTTGAGGTTGATTCACGCGTTGAAGGAATTCCTTCGACCAAGGGTGCACTGTAA